GAGTAGAGCCACCAGGGCTCcccgggttgggggggggaggtgggatttAGCGCCGGTGCCCCCAAGCTGTGGGGCCTAGCTCACATCAGCGCCCCACTGAGTCAAAGGTGGTGCTCTTactcctctcccagggctggagagagaacccaggagtcctggctcccagcccccccgctccctgcacctggaagagaacccaggaatcctggctcccagcccccctctccctgcacctggaagagaacccaggagtcctggctcccagcccccccgctccctgcacctggaagagaacccaggagtcctggctcccagcccccccgctccctgcacctggaagagaacccaggagtcctggctcccagcctgttgTCAGTTGATGGGGGGCGGGGCTCGCTCTGTGCTGTGGGGTgatgcagggctgcagcccagtCCAGCTGGAGTTtgcgggggaggggcccaggccctGGTGCCCCCATCCCCCCTAGAGCCGCGTCCACTCGGCCGGGGGGTCGCGGGGTCCTTTTGGCTTCCCGATGCGGAAGTTATAGCCTGGGGGAGAGAGAACAGTGAGGAGGGGGCCTgtacctgccccccaccccccagagcctgaccccacccccctgcccagaCTCCCCAGATCCAAACTGCTGTGGGgtcccatctccccccacccccccagcccaggactcctgggtcccctccCCCTGGACTCTCCTTCATGTTCCCAGTCAGAGCCAGGGGCCTGCCCCAGattcctgggtcccagcccctgaccacacacaccctgcccccatcctggggcctgccccccaatgtaccctccccccacacccacttccTACCGAGACCGTTGCCTGGGGAGGCGAGGGGGCCGCAGCCACTTCCAGGTGAGGGGTCCACGGCCTCGTAGCCGTCAGAGTCATGGCggggggagctggggcctggCGGAAGAGAGAACAATGAGGCCTCCCCGGCTACGGCCGGCGCTgcgatgcagccacctctggggcggggtcgctggggaacagccacacaCAACACCACACCGGGACGGCTCGGCCAGCCCTGAGATGCAGCTGCGGCTGGGGGTGCCTTGGACGCGAGGCCGCGATGACTGCCGCATCCACTCCAATTGCCGGGGTTTCCCATCCAGGTACTGAACTAGCCTCCCCCTGTTTAGCTGTGtgatcccctgccccccccttcGCACCCCACTCACCCGTCTTCTGGGGAGATGCCACAGAAGCCTGTGGATGAGATGGAGAAAAATGAACGACAGACTGAGACACCCCCCCATCCCGccaaccactaggccccactcccctcccagagctggggagagaaccctggCGTCCTGACTCTGAACCCTCCCTGCTCGCCCCAccagcctcctccagccccacccacGGTGGCGCCCCCTCTGGCTGCAGCCGGCCAGGCAGGGGGTCACTGGCCCTGGGGGGAGGACTCACCGGGGGTTTCAGACTGTGTAGCAGGGTCGTCCCGCACCTGGCGCTGGGCGAAGAGGGGCCCCGGGGGCTGGCGTCACCTGGAGCAGACAGATGGGCAGGGGTCAGAGTGTGGACCCCTGGGtcagacccccccctccccgggtcaGAGCCAACCCAGGACTCTTGAGTCCAAGGCCCTCTTTCTGCATCAGATCCATGGCCATGGACTCCTAGGTCCCCcccagatcagacccatggtccctcctggcttcctccccccccccccccatcagcccctcctggccctggactcctgggtcccctccCCGTACCTGCGCTGGCGGAGTTGGGGGTGTattcacagctggggctgggtggcaggcGTTTCACGGGGCTCCCAGGCAGGGAGTAGCTGGCCTGCAGCCCCCCGAAGCCACTGGGGTCGATGGGGGACCACGCGGGGCTGGTCTCCCGAGAGGGGGACCCCGCCGGCCTGCCCCCCCGCCGGAACTTGTTCACCACGGCGTAGGTGTCGCTCATCTTGGGGGGCAGGTCCGGGGTGGGCTCGGACGGCACCGAGATGCtcctggcggggagggggaaggagagtaaCCTTAGGgccgagccagggagagaacccaggagtccggctcccctcctgcacccatccTGTACAgtagccctggggctggaggggggccggggagcagaTACTCCACAGTCTATTTCTGGGAAACAGAAAGTAGCTGGCAAGTGGCCTGTTGGCTAATTGGAAGGGGGAGGGCGGTTGTGGGGTTAAAGCAGGGCAatgtgggggctgggaaggggggggtgcTCAGAGCAACTACAGCAATTTCCCCGTCCGGGCTGTGGGTAACACCCAATGGGGTGTTAACTCTGACCCCTAATGACTGTCCATTTCCAGGCTACATTGGCAGCTGCTGCAGTATTTAGGTCCGgactgccccagaggtggctacatcCCAGCACCTGGCGAGCCCTCCCCGGGCGGTGTTACATGCGGCTGCTCCCCCCGCTGCCGCACCCCCGAGGTGGCTGCATCTGGCCGGCCACTCACCGTAAGACGCTGCTGTGTTTGCTATGGGGCGCGGGGCGACGCAGGGACACAGCGTCGTCGTACAGGGGCAGCTGGTTCtgcggggagaggaaggggtgagccagggaggggggaagccgggggcggggggaagacgTCCCCGCCTGGTGCTGACACTGGCTTTTTGCTTCCTCCTGCAGGAAGTGTGACAACGGGCTGCGGGCGGTTAACCCAGCCGGTGCTGGAGGGCCTGgcctggggaaggagcagagggtGCAACCCTGCAGCCTCCACCCGGCCCCCCCATTCCTCCATCCCGCCACGCACCTGTCCCTCCACCCGGCCCCCCATTCCTCCATCCCGCCACGCACCTGTCCCTCCACCCGGCTCCCCATTCCTCCATCCCGCCACGCACCTGTCCCTCCACCCGGCCCCCCCATTCCTCCATCCCGCCACGCACCTGTCCCTCCACCTGGCCCCCCATTCCTCCTTCCCGCCACGCACCTGTCCCACCCCAGacgcacccctccatccatccggccccagggtgggaactggctggctcaggggggcagagaaTGGGGCGTGGGGCCTGTCCCCACTAGGGGGCGCCGGCTGCCATCTGGCCCCacagcagggactggctggctcaggggggtggggaatggggcgcAGGGCCTGTTCCcactagggggcgccggctcccgtGCACTTTATGTTGCCAGCTCACCTATGAACTAAACTTGCAGGTCTCAGCCCTCTGGGCTACTCCCCTGTGCGGCCAGCTGGGAGCCGGCCCCCCCTGGAGGGGACGGGCCCCacgccccattccccaccccactgagccagccagtccctgcccaggGGTCagatgggagctggcgccccccaagaggggacaggccccatttcccccccacaggcAGAGAGAATTCACAAGCCCTGAGCATGAGGCAGGAGCCAggatgggggggccgggggccggggccTGCTCCACCTTTCAGCCCCACGGAGCCGGGGAgatgaggaagggaggggaactgagcccccccacccctgccggtcctgccccctgcaccccatctctaCTGCTCCAGACCCACCCCCCATGTACCCCTGATCTCTTCCTTCCCAACTGCTCCAGCCCGCCCCCCATGTGCACCTCCCCCAAATGCACCCACTGATtcacactcttcccccccccagcaacCCTCCAGGATCCAGATCCCCCCCCCCGTACCGCACAGGCTGACGGAGCTGTTTACAGGGCTGAATCGAAAGGGGAAGGGAGGCATGTGGGACTTCCTCAAGTGGGAGGAGGGGCCAAGGGGGTTGTACCTGGGGGGATAGCgggctgtgtgggggggagaaatggggggaGCTTGGGCGGGATCATAACCGGGTGACGGTTTGAGTGGCCCTGCGCCCCCCGCTGGAGAGGCTGGGCCCTGCGCCGCGTCTGGGGCCCTGCGCCCCccgctggaggggctgggccctgcgcccccccccgctGGAGAGGCTGGGCCCTGCACCGCGTCTGGGGCCCTGCGCCCCCCGCTGGAGgggccctgccccggggcccctCTCACCTCCTTGAGGTTCTCGTAGGTGGTGGCCAGGGTGTTGCGGAACATCTCGGCCACGGCGTGGTACAGAAACTCGTACTGCTCCTGCCAGAGGGGACACGGCCATGTtaggggggctggctggggggggcgctCCAgcggcccccggccccacctctcccagcaggggcactgtgtggggcggggtgggCGTCCGGCTGGGGGAGAACCGAGGGGCTCACCAGCGTCTGGACAGCCGACGGTCTCTGCTTTCTCATCGCTAGGACGATGTCGAAAATGCTGAAATTCGGGGGGATGCTCTGAAAAACAGGAGAAGGCTCGTGAGTCCGGCAGGGGGCAGCCGCGGGTCAGACACACGCCCACGCACGGACCTATGCACGAGCACGGACACGCGCGGTacctgctggaggaggaggtgtCTCACGTGCTCCAGGATGCAGATCACGCCGGTCCGGCCACAGCCAGCGCTGCCAAGGGGGAGGAAGCAGGAAGAAAATGGGTGAAGAACAATTCCCCCCGATCAAATCCCTCTCGGGGGCGAAGGGGCCCTTCACCCCACACGCTGCCCATGGGCgttcactctgaaacctaatgactGGTGGTAGAACGTGACTCCCTCTTTGGTAGACATTCACTCTGAACCCTGATGGCTACATCTGCAACCTTCATGCGATTCTGGTGGGTGTTCACTCGGATCCCTAATAAATGGAGCTATGATGCAGAACCATCATTAGTGTACGTTCACCCTGAACCCTAATGGCTACAGCTGCAACCTTCACGCCTCTCTGGTGTACGTTCACTCTGAAATCTAATGACCAGAGTTACAATTTGAGCCCATCTTTGGTAGGCGTTCACTCTGAACTCTAATGACTGACAGTGAAATGGGGCATCCTGAGTGTCAACAGTGGGATCTTTATCCCAAACCCAAAGGCCTGGGTGAACAGTGGGGTGCCGTTGCACTGGGCATTTGCCCTGGACCTTAATGATGGGTTTCAGCAGACATCATCCACCCAGATTGTTGGATTGTTCACTCTGAACCCTAATGACTGGGTTTTCACTAAGGTCATGGTTTGTCTCAACATGGCTGTTAGCTGTGAACCTTaataattatgtttttaaaaggggCTATAGCTCATCTCAGCAAGGCAGTTAACACTGAACCCTAATTACTGTGTTTCAAATGGGGACGTAGCTCATTTCAGAATGACCATTACTTCTGAAATAGAACAACTGGGGTTGAAATAGGGACACCCTGACGTGCCCGTTCACTCTGAATCCTAAAACTTGAGGTTTAAATGCGGGTGTGGCTTATCAAAACATGAGTGTTTACTCTGAACCCTAATGTTTGGTGTTAAATGGGGCCTTGCTATGTTTTGACATCAGTGTTAACTGGATGCTAAGGATCGTTGTTTGAGTGCGACACTGCCCATCTCTGTGTGTTCACTCTGAACCCTGCTCGTGTTAATGGGTGCGTTCACTCTGAACGCTACCGCTGGCCATTCAATGACTGCTCTGTACCATTTCTCAGGTTGCATCAAAGGGGCGGAGCTCATAGGCGGGGGAGGCGGTCAGTGGGTGGGGTTTGGATTGTGGGAGGGGCTTTGCAGTTGGCGGGGCTTAATTTTTTCTAGCAGACCCTTGGCTATGAAGACCGCTGTCTGTCTCCAtcgctccctccccccgcagcacagcgccccctacctGCAGTGCACGCAGATGGGGGCCGAGTCGTCCCCCTGCGTCAATCGCACGTGCTCGATCAGCTCCAGGAAATGGCTGTAATTGTCCGGGATCCCGCGGTCTGGCCAGGCCACGTACTGGAAATGGGTGAGGGGCCGCTCCTCCTGGGGGGGGAACAGAAGGCATCGGCCCTGCTCCGCATGGCacggcccccccagcacccacccctgctgggggacagcgccccctgctgaaacccccaccctgctccccgcagcacggcgccccctcaGTGCCTGGCCCTGCCAGGAGAGaacgccccctgcccagccccccgctccccacagcatgGCGCGTGCCCGGCCCTGCCAGGGGAGaacgccccctgcccagccccccgctccccgcagcacggcgcccccccaGTGCCTGGCCCTGCCAGGGGAGaacgccccctgcccagccccccactccccgcagcacggcgccccccccAGTGCCCGGCCCTGCCAGAGGAgagtgccccctgcccagcccccccactaCCCACAGCACGGCACCCCACAGCTCACCGACCTTCTGGAAGCTGACGCTCAGCGTGCGGACTGTCACATCCGGATTCAGCTC
This is a stretch of genomic DNA from Chelonia mydas isolate rCheMyd1 chromosome 23, rCheMyd1.pri.v2, whole genome shotgun sequence. It encodes these proteins:
- the PTPN18 gene encoding tyrosine-protein phosphatase non-receptor type 18 isoform X1, translated to MSSRAETLRAFLGAEPGPGRLGQEFQDIKARASAFRQQQGFSAEAGARKENIKKNRYKDILPYDQTRVVVTLCTDEGQTDYINASFIQWANNKRCYIATQGPLPHTVLDFWRMIWEYGVKVIAMACREVEMGKKKCERYWPLKQEPLQIGPFSIVQIKEQELNPDVTVRTLSVSFQKEERPLTHFQYVAWPDRGIPDNYSHFLELIEHVRLTQGDDSAPICVHCSAGCGRTGVICILEHVRHLLLQQSIPPNFSIFDIVLAMRKQRPSAVQTLEQYEFLYHAVAEMFRNTLATTYENLKENQLPLYDDAVSLRRPAPHSKHSSVLRSISVPSEPTPDLPPKMSDTYAVVNKFRRGGRPAGSPSRETSPAWSPIDPSGFGGLQASYSLPGSPVKRLPPSPSCEYTPNSASAGDASPRGPSSPSARCGTTLLHSLKPPVSPPPRASDPLPGRLQPEGAPPWVGLEEAGGASREGSESGRQGSLPSSGRGVGPSGWRDGGVSQSVVHFSPSHPQASVASPQKTGPSSPRHDSDGYEAVDPSPGSGCGPLASPGNGLGYNFRIGKPKGPRDPPAEWTRL
- the PTPN18 gene encoding tyrosine-protein phosphatase non-receptor type 18 isoform X3 — protein: MSSRAETLRAFLGAEPGPGRLGQEFQDIKARASAFRQQQGFSAEAGARKENIKKNRYKDILPYDQTRVVVTLCTDEGQTDYINASFIQWANNKRCYIATQGPLPHTVLDFWRMIWEYGVKVIAMACREVEMGKKKCERYWPLKQEPLQIGPFSIVQIKEQELNPDVTVRTLSVSFQKEERPLTHFQYVAWPDRGIPDNYSHFLELIEHVRLTQGDDSAPICVHCSAGCGRTGVICILEHVRHLLLQQSIPPNFSIFDIVLAMRKQRPSAVQTLEQYEFLYHAVAEMFRNTLATTYENLKENQLPLYDDAVSLRRPAPHSKHSSVLRSISVPSEPTPDLPPKMSDTYAVVNKFRRGGRPAGSPSRETSPAWSPIDPSGFGGLQASYSLPGSPVKRLPPSPSCEYTPNSASAGDASPRGPSSPSARCGTTLLHSLKPPASVASPQKTGPSSPRHDSDGYEAVDPSPGSGCGPLASPGNGLGYNFRIGKPKGPRDPPAEWTRL
- the PTPN18 gene encoding tyrosine-protein phosphatase non-receptor type 18 isoform X2, with product MGLSRGRRAVGREDIKARASAFRQQQGFSAEAGARKENIKKNRYKDILPYDQTRVVVTLCTDEGQTDYINASFIQWANNKRCYIATQGPLPHTVLDFWRMIWEYGVKVIAMACREVEMGKKKCERYWPLKQEPLQIGPFSIVQIKEQELNPDVTVRTLSVSFQKEERPLTHFQYVAWPDRGIPDNYSHFLELIEHVRLTQGDDSAPICVHCSAGCGRTGVICILEHVRHLLLQQSIPPNFSIFDIVLAMRKQRPSAVQTLEQYEFLYHAVAEMFRNTLATTYENLKENQLPLYDDAVSLRRPAPHSKHSSVLRSISVPSEPTPDLPPKMSDTYAVVNKFRRGGRPAGSPSRETSPAWSPIDPSGFGGLQASYSLPGSPVKRLPPSPSCEYTPNSASAGDASPRGPSSPSARCGTTLLHSLKPPVSPPPRASDPLPGRLQPEGAPPWVGLEEAGGASREGSESGRQGSLPSSGRGVGPSGWRDGGVSQSVVHFSPSHPQASVASPQKTGPSSPRHDSDGYEAVDPSPGSGCGPLASPGNGLGYNFRIGKPKGPRDPPAEWTRL